From a region of the Cryptosporangium phraense genome:
- a CDS encoding DUF1059 domain-containing protein: MKRQLTCPCGEHLVGEDEDDLVAKAQAHLAAEHPDHEYSRDEILFLAY, encoded by the coding sequence ATGAAGCGACAGCTGACCTGTCCGTGCGGAGAGCACCTCGTGGGCGAGGACGAGGACGACCTCGTCGCGAAGGCCCAGGCGCACCTGGCCGCCGAGCACCCCGACCACGAGTACTCGCGCGACGAGATCCTGTTCCTCGCGTACTGA
- the rnhA gene encoding ribonuclease HI, with translation MTARVQIWTDGACSGNPGPGGWGALLRYGDVEKELCGGEVVATTNNRMELTAPIRALTALTRPSIVDLHTDSTYVRNGILSWMAGWKRNGWRTKAGQPVKNEDLWRELDLAVARHDEVEWHWVKGHAGHVENERADRLAARGQREALEAAGPAVPSSRPARPSRISR, from the coding sequence GTGACGGCGCGAGTGCAGATCTGGACCGATGGGGCGTGCAGTGGGAATCCGGGTCCGGGTGGGTGGGGCGCCCTGCTGCGCTACGGCGACGTCGAGAAGGAACTGTGCGGTGGCGAGGTCGTCGCGACGACGAACAACCGGATGGAGCTCACCGCCCCGATTCGCGCGCTGACCGCACTGACCCGGCCGTCGATCGTCGACCTGCACACCGACAGCACCTACGTCCGCAACGGGATCCTGTCGTGGATGGCGGGCTGGAAGCGCAACGGGTGGCGGACGAAGGCGGGTCAGCCGGTCAAGAACGAGGACCTCTGGCGGGAGCTCGACCTCGCCGTGGCGCGCCACGACGAGGTCGAGTGGCACTGGGTGAAGGGTCACGCGGGTCACGTGGAGAACGAGCGGGCCGACCGGCTGGCCGCGCGCGGCCAGCGCGAGGCCCTGGAGGCCGCCGGCCCGGCCGTACCGTCCTCGCGGCCGGCCCGGCCGTCGCGGATCAGTAGGTAG
- a CDS encoding lysozyme, with the protein MTLPRVLLVLGLAAALVGGSVLVVERLVSRPTVSPVPTASVARTPVRGLDVSNWQGNVKWTDVKKQGPAFAYIKATLGTDFRSPYFSQQYKGATAIGLVRGAYHFALPLRSGGARQADFFVAHGGGWSRDGRTLPGALDIEFNPYSARSGRPEYRKNQCYSMTPAAMRGWIRAFLARYHQRTGRHAVIYTTTSWWKACTGNDREFAATSPLWIARYQSSVVGPLPAGWTRHTFWQHSSTGPFPGDSNVFNGTAADLRKLALG; encoded by the coding sequence ATGACGCTTCCGCGGGTTTTACTCGTCCTGGGCCTGGCCGCCGCTCTCGTCGGCGGTTCGGTACTGGTCGTCGAACGGCTGGTGTCGCGACCCACCGTGTCACCGGTGCCGACGGCCTCCGTCGCCCGGACGCCGGTGCGCGGGCTCGACGTCTCGAACTGGCAGGGCAACGTCAAGTGGACCGACGTCAAGAAGCAGGGTCCGGCGTTCGCCTACATCAAGGCGACGCTCGGGACCGACTTCCGCAGCCCGTACTTCTCCCAGCAGTACAAGGGAGCGACCGCGATCGGTCTGGTCCGCGGGGCTTATCACTTCGCGTTGCCGCTGCGCAGCGGCGGAGCGCGTCAGGCCGACTTCTTCGTCGCCCACGGCGGCGGCTGGAGCCGCGACGGCCGGACGCTGCCCGGCGCGCTGGACATCGAGTTCAACCCGTACTCGGCCAGGTCCGGGCGTCCGGAGTACCGCAAGAACCAGTGCTACAGCATGACGCCGGCCGCGATGCGCGGCTGGATCCGGGCCTTCCTCGCGCGCTACCACCAGCGCACCGGGCGCCACGCCGTCATCTACACGACGACCAGCTGGTGGAAGGCCTGCACCGGCAACGACCGGGAGTTCGCGGCGACCAGCCCGCTGTGGATCGCCCGCTATCAGAGCTCGGTCGTCGGGCCGCTGCCGGCCGGGTGGACGAGGCACACGTTCTGGCAGCACTCGTCCACCGGCCCGTTCCCCGGCGACTCGAACGTCTTCAACGGCACCGCGGCCGACCTCCGCAAACTCGCCCTCGGGTAG
- a CDS encoding sugar O-acetyltransferase — protein MSRTDPTEGDPRSMRERMLAGDLYRGADPELEAEMRHAMSLTKAFNDSDPLDPATRRELLTQLLGSLGDDVDIRPPLHVDYGTHLHIGDRVFINFGLMALDVAQIRIGADVLLGPNVQLLTPTHPIHPDPRRAKWEAALPITIEDNVWIGGLAVICPGVTIGENSVIGAGAVVTRDVPPNVVAVGNPARVVRSVYDE, from the coding sequence ATGAGTCGAACCGACCCCACCGAGGGCGACCCGCGGTCGATGCGCGAGCGCATGCTGGCCGGTGACCTCTACCGAGGCGCCGACCCCGAGCTGGAAGCCGAAATGCGCCACGCGATGTCACTGACCAAGGCGTTCAACGACAGCGACCCGCTCGACCCCGCCACCCGACGCGAACTCCTCACCCAGTTGCTCGGCTCCCTCGGCGACGACGTCGACATCCGCCCCCCACTCCACGTCGACTACGGCACCCACCTGCACATCGGCGACCGCGTCTTCATCAACTTCGGCCTGATGGCCCTCGACGTCGCCCAGATCCGGATCGGCGCCGACGTCCTCCTGGGCCCGAACGTCCAGCTGCTGACCCCGACGCACCCGATCCACCCCGACCCCCGCCGGGCCAAGTGGGAGGCCGCACTGCCGATCACGATCGAGGACAACGTCTGGATCGGCGGCCTGGCGGTGATCTGCCCCGGCGTCACGATCGGCGAGAACTCGGTCATCGGCGCCGGAGCGGTCGTCACCAGGGACGTCCCGCCGAACGTCGTCGCGGTGGGCAACCCGGCCCGGGTCGTGCGGTCGGTCTACGACGAGTGA
- a CDS encoding TetR/AcrR family transcriptional regulator, translated as MSPRRYDPGRRHRLVEATLDVIAERGVAGTTHRQVAAAADVPLGSVTYHFTSLRDLLTSAFTHLADTGAAAFEAQLAAIEPGGDARARVVESILADLSDNQRRAVLTYELYAAAARDPSLREITQSWMDRSRRALERHFDPATAEALDALIEGLILHATLSTSPVDPGRIRDAIRRFLPDAVR; from the coding sequence GTGAGCCCCCGCCGCTACGACCCGGGCCGGCGGCACCGCCTGGTCGAGGCCACGCTCGACGTCATCGCCGAGCGCGGGGTGGCCGGCACCACGCACCGGCAGGTGGCGGCGGCCGCCGACGTCCCGCTCGGGTCGGTCACCTACCACTTCACCAGCCTCCGGGACTTGTTGACCTCGGCCTTCACCCACCTGGCGGACACCGGAGCGGCCGCCTTCGAGGCGCAGCTGGCGGCGATCGAGCCGGGCGGCGACGCCCGGGCCCGGGTCGTCGAGTCGATCCTGGCCGACCTGTCCGACAACCAGCGCCGAGCGGTGCTCACCTACGAGCTCTACGCGGCCGCGGCCCGCGACCCGTCGTTGCGCGAGATCACCCAGTCCTGGATGGACCGCAGCCGCCGCGCGCTGGAGCGACACTTCGACCCCGCCACCGCGGAGGCTCTCGACGCGCTGATCGAGGGGCTGATCCTGCATGCGACCCTGTCGACCTCCCCGGTCGACCCCGGCCGGATCCGGGACGCGATCCGCCGTTTCCTGCCGGACGCCGTCCGGTGA
- a CDS encoding MFS transporter: MTVTLPVRAAAVAVFAAFLSSGFAFATWAARIPTVKDQLHLDARQLGLLLLALPAGSLASLLASGAVVGALGPRRAVAASSLTGATGLGLAGLGSESSVALTVTGLAVYGLATGIWDVAMNVEAAAVEQRAGRSIMSRFHASLSAGTVLGAAAGAGCAALGVPVGPHLVAVALLVAVAVPVSTRRYLAAGPPSPGPRAKARRAWTEPRTLALGLFVLTAGFSEGTGNDWLASAMVEGHRTSVAAGSLSFALFVAAMTLGRWFGPSLVDRWGPRRVTRVGGTIALAGLVTTVFGPHWTWALAGVVAWGLGTAMGFPLGISAAAGDPGRAAARVGVVSTIGYTAFLAGPPLLGFVADHVGILRSLTITAAVVAVGLLLTSALPGTKAGAARPGSR, translated from the coding sequence GTGACCGTGACCCTCCCGGTCCGGGCCGCGGCCGTCGCGGTCTTCGCCGCGTTTCTCAGCAGCGGCTTCGCGTTCGCGACCTGGGCCGCGCGCATCCCCACGGTCAAAGACCAACTTCATCTGGACGCCCGGCAGCTGGGGTTGTTGCTGCTGGCGCTGCCGGCCGGGTCGCTGGCGTCGCTGCTGGCCTCGGGCGCGGTCGTCGGTGCGCTGGGCCCGCGCCGGGCGGTGGCGGCGTCGAGCCTGACCGGCGCGACCGGGCTCGGTCTGGCCGGCCTCGGCTCCGAGAGCTCGGTCGCACTCACCGTGACCGGGCTCGCGGTGTACGGGCTGGCCACCGGTATCTGGGACGTCGCCATGAACGTCGAGGCGGCGGCCGTCGAGCAGCGCGCGGGCCGGTCGATCATGTCGCGGTTCCACGCCTCGCTGAGCGCCGGGACGGTGCTCGGTGCGGCGGCCGGGGCCGGCTGCGCCGCGCTCGGCGTCCCGGTCGGTCCGCACCTCGTCGCGGTCGCGCTGCTCGTCGCGGTGGCCGTGCCGGTGTCCACCCGCCGGTACCTGGCCGCGGGTCCTCCGTCGCCCGGGCCCCGCGCGAAGGCCCGGCGGGCCTGGACCGAACCGCGGACGCTCGCGCTCGGCCTGTTCGTCCTGACCGCGGGTTTCTCCGAGGGCACCGGGAACGACTGGCTGGCGTCGGCGATGGTCGAGGGGCACCGCACGTCGGTCGCCGCCGGTTCGCTGAGCTTCGCGCTCTTCGTCGCCGCGATGACGCTCGGCCGTTGGTTCGGTCCGTCGCTGGTCGACCGGTGGGGCCCGCGGCGCGTCACCCGCGTCGGTGGGACGATCGCGCTGGCCGGCCTGGTGACGACGGTCTTCGGACCACACTGGACGTGGGCGCTGGCCGGCGTCGTCGCGTGGGGGCTCGGCACGGCGATGGGGTTCCCGCTCGGGATCAGCGCCGCGGCCGGCGACCCGGGCCGGGCCGCGGCCCGGGTCGGCGTCGTCTCGACGATCGGGTACACGGCGTTCCTGGCCGGGCCGCCGCTGCTCGGCTTCGTCGCCGACCACGTCGGCATCCTCCGCTCGCTGACGATCACCGCCGCGGTCGTCGCCGTCGGCCTCCTGCTGACGTCCGCGCTTCCCGGGACTAAGGCCGGGGCAGCGCGCCCAGGATCGCGGTGA
- a CDS encoding TetR/AcrR family transcriptional regulator, whose amino-acid sequence MTFQRARSEEQREIRRQAILDTAAAMLDEMPVADVSLNELSRRVGLAKSNVLRYFESREAVLLELLDDFMRSWLASLAGELAAVDPGESAERRSEQLAEILSRTLASRVALCDLISAQGGVLEQNVSVDVVRRHKRALLADLATMVELVSGAVPELGQGAQLVCLQATIMAGALSTYCSPTPEVLAVYEAEPDLAALQFDLRESLRVAIVTAILGALPRP is encoded by the coding sequence ATGACGTTCCAGCGCGCGCGCAGCGAGGAGCAGCGGGAGATCCGTCGGCAGGCGATCCTCGACACGGCCGCGGCCATGCTCGACGAGATGCCGGTGGCCGACGTGAGCCTCAACGAGCTCAGTCGCCGGGTCGGGCTGGCCAAGTCGAACGTCCTGCGCTATTTCGAGTCGCGGGAGGCGGTGCTGCTCGAGCTGCTCGACGACTTCATGCGGAGCTGGCTCGCGTCGCTGGCTGGCGAGCTGGCCGCGGTCGACCCGGGGGAGTCCGCCGAGCGACGGTCGGAGCAGCTGGCCGAGATCCTCAGCCGCACGCTGGCGAGCCGGGTCGCGTTGTGTGACCTGATCAGCGCGCAGGGAGGCGTGCTGGAGCAGAACGTCTCGGTCGACGTCGTGCGGCGGCACAAGCGGGCTCTGCTCGCCGACCTCGCCACGATGGTCGAGCTGGTCTCCGGAGCGGTACCCGAGCTGGGCCAGGGCGCCCAGCTGGTGTGCCTGCAGGCCACGATCATGGCCGGGGCGCTGTCGACGTACTGTTCGCCGACACCCGAGGTGCTGGCGGTCTACGAGGCCGAGCCCGACCTGGCCGCGCTGCAGTTCGACCTGCGGGAGTCGCTGCGTGTCGCGATAGTCACCGCGATCCTGGGCGCGCTGCCCCGGCCTTAG
- a CDS encoding SDR family NAD(P)-dependent oxidoreductase yields MWSEQNIPDQTGRTAVVTGANTGLGFATAHALAAHGARVVLAVRNVEKGKQAADRIPGDVTVQELDLTSLDSVRAAAESLHAGHDRIDLLINNAGVMYTPKQQTRDGFEMQFGTNHLGHFAFTGLMLDLLLPVPGSRVVSVSSVGHRIRATIHFDDLQWERSYSRVGAYGQSKLANLMFIYELQRRLATHGTTAAVAAHPGVSDTELIRNSPAVVRAPLARLAPLVVQDASKGALSTLRAATDPAVLGGQYYGPGGVGEVRGAPRLVTSSPESYDATVQQRLWAVSENLTGVRFPV; encoded by the coding sequence ATGTGGAGCGAGCAGAACATCCCCGACCAGACCGGCCGCACCGCGGTCGTGACCGGCGCCAACACCGGCCTGGGCTTCGCGACCGCGCACGCGCTGGCCGCCCACGGCGCCCGCGTCGTACTGGCCGTCCGCAACGTCGAAAAGGGCAAGCAGGCCGCCGACCGGATCCCCGGCGACGTCACCGTGCAGGAGCTCGACCTCACCTCGCTCGACTCGGTCCGCGCCGCGGCCGAGAGCCTGCACGCCGGCCACGACCGGATCGACCTGCTGATCAACAACGCCGGCGTCATGTACACGCCGAAGCAGCAGACCCGCGACGGCTTCGAGATGCAGTTCGGCACCAACCACCTCGGTCACTTCGCGTTCACCGGCCTGATGCTCGACCTGCTCCTCCCGGTGCCCGGCTCCCGGGTCGTGTCGGTCAGCAGCGTCGGGCACCGGATCCGGGCCACGATCCACTTCGACGACCTGCAGTGGGAGCGCTCCTACAGCCGCGTCGGCGCCTACGGGCAGTCCAAGCTGGCCAACCTGATGTTCATCTACGAGTTGCAGCGCCGGCTGGCCACCCACGGCACCACCGCCGCGGTCGCCGCGCACCCCGGTGTGTCCGACACCGAGCTGATCCGCAACTCCCCGGCGGTGGTGCGGGCCCCGCTCGCGCGGCTCGCTCCGCTCGTCGTCCAGGACGCCTCGAAGGGCGCGCTCTCGACGCTGCGGGCCGCGACCGACCCCGCGGTGCTCGGCGGGCAGTACTACGGCCCCGGCGGCGTCGGCGAGGTGCGTGGGGCTCCCCGCCTGGTCACGTCCAGCCCGGAGTCCTACGACGCGACGGTCCAGCAGCGGCTGTGGGCCGTGTCCGAAAACCTGACCGGCGTGCGGTTCCCGGTCTGA
- a CDS encoding mycofactocin-coupled SDR family oxidoreductase — MGKLDGKVAFITGAARGQGRSHAIRLAQEGADIIAVDIAAQIPTVAYPMATPDDLAETAKQIEALDRRIFTQQADVRDFAALEAAVKAGVAELGPIDIVLANAGIAPQGGPEPDQIATWNDVIGTNLTGVWNTVMAAAPAMIERGQGGAIVLTSSTQGLKGTGGDGTAATTAYAASKHGVVGLMRSFTNWLAQYSIRVNSVHPTGVNTPMVNNEVIQGWLERDPAVASMMQNLLPVPMVEPVDISNAILWLVSDEARYVTGVTLPVDAGFNAS, encoded by the coding sequence ATGGGCAAGCTCGATGGCAAAGTCGCCTTCATCACCGGTGCCGCCCGCGGCCAGGGCCGCAGCCACGCGATCCGCTTAGCGCAGGAAGGCGCGGACATCATCGCGGTCGACATCGCCGCGCAGATCCCGACCGTCGCCTACCCGATGGCGACCCCCGACGACCTGGCCGAGACGGCCAAGCAGATCGAGGCCCTCGACCGCCGGATCTTCACCCAGCAGGCCGACGTCCGGGACTTCGCCGCGCTCGAGGCCGCGGTCAAGGCCGGCGTCGCCGAGCTCGGCCCGATCGACATCGTGCTGGCCAACGCCGGCATCGCCCCGCAGGGCGGCCCGGAGCCGGACCAGATCGCGACCTGGAACGACGTCATCGGCACCAACCTGACCGGCGTCTGGAACACCGTGATGGCGGCCGCACCGGCGATGATCGAGCGCGGCCAGGGCGGCGCGATCGTACTCACCAGCTCGACCCAGGGCCTCAAGGGCACCGGCGGCGACGGCACCGCGGCCACCACCGCGTACGCCGCGTCCAAGCACGGCGTCGTCGGCCTGATGCGCAGCTTCACCAACTGGCTGGCCCAGTACTCGATCCGCGTCAACTCGGTGCACCCGACCGGCGTGAACACGCCGATGGTGAACAACGAGGTGATCCAGGGCTGGCTCGAGCGCGACCCGGCCGTGGCGTCGATGATGCAGAACCTGCTGCCGGTGCCGATGGTCGAGCCGGTCGACATCAGCAACGCGATCCTGTGGCTGGTCAGCGACGAGGCCCGGTACGTCACCGGCGTGACGCTCCCGGTCGACGCCGGCTTCAACGCCAGCTGA
- a CDS encoding Gfo/Idh/MocA family protein → MTLRVGLVGAGPWATSFTGPLLAAGPGTALAAVWARRPEAAAALGVPVADSFDALLGTCDAVAFAVPPDVQAELAPRAAAAGKHLLLEKPIAFTVDDAERIAAAADEAGVVTQLMLTNRWSSAVPVFVDEVRQAVPRALRAEFVGSGAMPGSFFATPWRRPEAALHDVGPHVFDLLELAAGPATVVHAARSGAVTAVTFAHESGAVSSAVLSIATPGAHGPLQCEAITDAGRIALADPGADDPAALQRRIATTFADAVAGGKSPDADVHRGVRLQHLLAAAEAFL, encoded by the coding sequence ATGACGCTGCGTGTCGGGCTGGTCGGCGCCGGGCCGTGGGCGACGAGTTTCACCGGGCCGCTGCTCGCGGCCGGCCCCGGGACCGCCCTCGCCGCGGTGTGGGCGCGCCGCCCGGAGGCGGCCGCCGCGCTGGGGGTACCGGTCGCGGACTCCTTCGACGCGCTGCTCGGCACCTGCGACGCGGTCGCGTTCGCCGTCCCTCCGGACGTCCAGGCCGAGCTCGCTCCGCGAGCGGCCGCGGCCGGCAAGCACCTGCTGCTCGAGAAGCCGATCGCGTTCACGGTCGACGACGCCGAGCGGATCGCCGCGGCCGCCGACGAAGCGGGCGTGGTCACGCAGCTCATGCTCACCAACCGGTGGTCGTCCGCGGTGCCGGTTTTCGTCGACGAGGTCCGGCAGGCGGTTCCCCGGGCGCTGCGCGCGGAGTTCGTCGGCAGCGGGGCGATGCCGGGCTCGTTCTTCGCCACGCCCTGGCGCCGGCCCGAAGCCGCGCTGCACGACGTCGGCCCGCACGTGTTCGACCTGCTCGAGCTGGCCGCCGGGCCGGCCACCGTGGTGCACGCGGCCCGGTCCGGAGCGGTCACCGCGGTGACGTTCGCGCACGAGAGCGGCGCGGTCAGCTCCGCGGTCCTGTCGATCGCCACCCCGGGCGCCCACGGACCGCTGCAGTGCGAAGCGATCACCGACGCCGGGCGCATCGCCCTGGCCGACCCGGGCGCCGACGACCCCGCGGCCCTGCAGCGGCGCATCGCGACGACGTTCGCCGACGCCGTGGCCGGCGGCAAGAGCCCGGACGCCGACGTGCACCGGGGCGTCCGCCTGCAGCATCTCCTGGCCGCCGCGGAGGCGTTCCTCTGA
- a CDS encoding MFS transporter — protein sequence MASVLDSPTRWAAPVSLLALGTFAMGTDSFVLAGILPQLASGLHTSTASSGQVITAFALTYAVAAPIVATLTARIPRRPLAIGSLSVFALANLAAAAAPSLGLLLVARVVTAVAAAAFTPTASVAAVALAGPSARGRALAVVNGGLAVGTVLGVPVGTAVGQRFGWPASLLFIAAVALVAVAALAGRLPALPLPGAVPMAERLRQLVDPRLLRLVTVNTLATGGGILFYTYIAFVLGSNAHLTGVRLAVALLAWGIGGAIGAFGAGWLADRVGPDRTLGLTLTIMTLDLLAFAFAGHFALVLMLAVTGGASSWSLLTPINHALTGLAPRQPGVVISLNASGSYLGQALGAVLGGLALARGADARELCLFAAGVVLVALSVQLLRVRLASVGR from the coding sequence ATGGCTTCCGTTCTCGACTCCCCGACCCGCTGGGCCGCCCCGGTCAGCCTCCTCGCGCTGGGCACGTTCGCGATGGGCACCGACTCGTTCGTGCTCGCCGGAATCCTCCCGCAGCTCGCGTCCGGCCTCCACACCTCGACCGCGTCGTCCGGGCAGGTCATCACCGCGTTCGCGCTGACCTACGCGGTCGCCGCGCCGATCGTGGCCACGCTCACCGCGCGGATACCCAGGCGGCCCCTGGCGATCGGCTCGCTGAGCGTCTTCGCGCTGGCGAACCTGGCCGCCGCCGCGGCTCCCTCGCTCGGTCTGCTCCTGGTCGCGCGGGTCGTCACCGCGGTCGCCGCGGCCGCGTTCACGCCCACGGCGTCGGTGGCGGCGGTGGCCCTGGCCGGTCCGTCCGCGCGCGGCCGGGCCCTGGCCGTCGTCAACGGCGGGCTGGCGGTCGGGACGGTGCTGGGCGTGCCGGTCGGCACGGCCGTCGGTCAGCGGTTCGGGTGGCCGGCGAGCCTGCTCTTCATCGCCGCGGTGGCGCTGGTGGCCGTGGCCGCGCTGGCCGGGCGGCTTCCGGCGCTTCCGCTGCCCGGCGCGGTTCCGATGGCCGAGCGGCTGCGCCAGCTCGTCGACCCGCGCCTCCTGCGGCTGGTGACCGTCAACACGCTCGCGACCGGCGGCGGGATCCTGTTCTACACCTACATCGCGTTCGTGCTGGGCTCGAACGCCCACCTGACCGGCGTCCGACTCGCCGTTGCCCTGCTGGCCTGGGGGATCGGTGGCGCGATCGGCGCCTTCGGCGCCGGTTGGCTGGCCGACCGCGTCGGACCGGACCGTACGCTCGGCCTCACGCTGACGATCATGACGCTCGACCTGCTGGCGTTCGCGTTCGCCGGACACTTCGCGCTGGTGCTGATGCTGGCGGTGACCGGCGGGGCGTCCAGCTGGTCGCTGCTGACGCCGATCAACCATGCGCTCACCGGCCTCGCGCCCCGGCAGCCCGGCGTGGTCATCTCGCTGAACGCCAGCGGTTCCTACCTGGGCCAGGCGCTGGGTGCGGTGCTCGGCGGCCTGGCCCTGGCCCGCGGTGCGGACGCGCGCGAGCTCTGCCTGTTCGCCGCCGGGGTCGTGCTGGTGGCGTTGTCCGTCCAACTCCTGAGGGTGCGTCTCGCGAGCGTCGGCCGGTGA
- a CDS encoding helix-turn-helix transcriptional regulator: MQREELGAFLRARREATDPVAAGFPAGSRRRTPGLRREELAQLAGVSVTWYTWLEQARDITVSRQVIASLARVLELTAAERAHLYTLAELALPPSDPHPPTVDPTLQRLVDVLQPNPAYLTNPWWDLVAFNDAYASLLGGLEQRPPAERNILWITFTESRGAGLFVDWDSEARSLIGQFRVTLAQHPNDPRGAELLTTLRAADPYFRELWDEHSIGRFESARKRLVHPRAGRVDLDYTKLTAAADDQLFLVVFLPSDDESAAKLRGLAGG, translated from the coding sequence GTGCAACGGGAAGAGCTCGGGGCGTTTCTGCGGGCCCGGCGCGAAGCGACCGACCCGGTCGCGGCCGGCTTCCCGGCCGGCTCGCGCCGACGCACACCCGGGCTGCGCCGGGAGGAGCTGGCCCAGCTCGCCGGCGTGAGCGTGACCTGGTACACCTGGCTCGAGCAGGCCCGCGACATCACGGTCAGCCGGCAGGTGATCGCCAGCCTGGCCCGCGTCCTCGAGCTGACCGCGGCCGAACGGGCCCACCTCTACACGCTCGCCGAGCTCGCGCTCCCGCCGTCCGACCCGCATCCGCCGACGGTCGATCCGACCCTGCAGCGCCTGGTCGACGTCCTGCAGCCGAACCCGGCGTATCTGACCAACCCCTGGTGGGACCTGGTCGCGTTCAACGACGCCTACGCGAGCCTGCTCGGCGGCCTGGAGCAGCGCCCACCGGCCGAACGCAACATCCTCTGGATCACGTTCACCGAGTCGCGCGGCGCCGGCCTGTTCGTCGACTGGGACAGCGAGGCCCGCTCGCTGATCGGACAGTTCCGGGTCACGCTGGCCCAACACCCGAACGACCCGCGCGGCGCCGAGTTGCTGACCACGCTGCGCGCCGCCGACCCGTACTTCCGCGAGCTCTGGGACGAGCACTCGATCGGCCGGTTCGAGAGCGCCCGGAAGCGCCTGGTGCACCCCAGGGCGGGCCGGGTCGACCTGGACTACACCAAGCTCACCGCGGCCGCGGACGATCAGCTGTTCCTCGTCGTGTTCCTGCCGTCCGACGACGAGAGCGCCGCGAAACTGCGGGGCCTCGCCGGGGGGTAG
- a CDS encoding VOC family protein translates to MTVVSVMMAVPDAGEASAWYQRALGATERWNLGSVIGLDLGGAPFFVAEPANNRWDTPATLGSTTTRIEVFTDDPDALLTRAAAAGAEYHDPIRAHDTLWGEHRQGGFFDPYGHLWLVGDKSPIEYRQP, encoded by the coding sequence ATGACCGTGGTGTCAGTGATGATGGCCGTGCCCGACGCCGGGGAAGCCTCGGCCTGGTACCAGCGCGCGCTCGGCGCGACCGAACGCTGGAACCTCGGCTCGGTGATCGGCCTCGACCTCGGCGGCGCACCCTTCTTCGTCGCCGAGCCCGCGAACAACCGCTGGGACACGCCTGCGACCCTCGGCAGCACCACCACCCGCATCGAGGTGTTCACCGACGACCCGGACGCGCTCCTGACCCGCGCCGCGGCCGCGGGCGCCGAGTACCACGACCCGATCCGCGCCCACGACACGCTCTGGGGCGAGCACCGTCAGGGCGGCTTCTTCGACCCCTACGGCCACCTGTGGCTGGTCGGCGATAAATCGCCGATCGAGTACCGGCAGCCGTGA